A region from the Triticum aestivum cultivar Chinese Spring chromosome 3D, IWGSC CS RefSeq v2.1, whole genome shotgun sequence genome encodes:
- the LOC123080354 gene encoding uncharacterized protein, translating to MAELAAGAVRSLLVVIRSEARLLRGVGNDMQFIKEEMESMKSFLEHLARWAPPGGGEHNEQVCSWMNQVRLLAQDCSNCIDVYLSRGNPDVHRAREGLAGCIWWASWLVHKLVAQHHTAEQLRLLKERAREIGARRLRYGVEVLDNSGKGLWPPTATSSSSLRAAAEGGYATTDENEDNKEEDGDGQLVRTMATGGHSGPRAYNEPRTLDDYVKGKLWEWADGVPANAGKTLSMVVVAVAPYTYQDLLALVQKNWLLNQNPKGGYHRIVVVDIPAVHHNSKMLRVKEVLFYILRELKHAQSNPQEQGTQGQVEENYLDPWELYIRRLKIDEEKKRAIALLQIKENIKEMKVYEKLDNIKSDIQGRLEKGDGLPKGDMLQGDFDQLDLDVLLQLLLQAASQQDEKGKNKDMHRLLAWDKNNIIVKKLKEHMEAEEKEKLEEETTAKHMGVEGEATAKHMEEAGEVTCKHMKEGEGEVTIHGEEEEEAGGGGGETTKHMEEEGGGEIKSQQTTWIELDEAQYVHILQKLFPKRSSNKPLQAQDRSLDKQATKTTTATLGEHQIKKLIHDAKEDILRELQQDKYDKNEPGAPDQNPETVSEKTFTCFVDHMMHKMKPEFEEQLKIKGLVDEIKHNLNYLPDLDNYERPLFILKVDELMDVSTWEDTRNALSLLNCRADLMIVTATKDIQLAKQYCYPQREPIDYSLAGPYHDALLELTGQQKNGDSYDPQIFHDILYECEPHELCMKIFIHALYANPKRRDEELVKLHSTLRALPTTSFNNIAKVMFKFSYKDLPKEYKSCLLYLAIFPPRHKIRQSTLITRWVVEGLISKEDWPSSVRQANRCFDALVGRCLVYPADIDTTGNVKSCVVGDPVHGFITTIAKKQHIVETGLSHHLARHFSIFNNLQLRSYDGIDKYFQQLSSSKVSLLKVLDLEGCRCFIGKNQRYLKDICYKMLLLKYLSLRRTDIRKLPIEICNLRELEVLDIRETMVPPYATASILLLKLKRLLASDPRNFGSTPWIPHRIGKMVNIEVLFNVKAHQSHDLKDIGKLRQLRKLGVVIDDKDSHLKNLLETISDLHECLRSLSITAIPIATPWEWEGTPYSAELPDGIGSLLENHPKILESLSIRGTTQKGRLLPLFIKGDKNELAKVTLCHTLLSQDDLKVLAKLPKLRCIRLQHIACTESMLNFKKDEFRCLKYLLVEGSALTNITFEHGAAKELEKMVLSFTGIGSISGVDFLPKFKELEMNNSFCGSLLSSFDNAKQIAKLTLCGTLLEQDALQLLTKKPNIRCLVLLDESFGGTQNEITLEKDEFLWLNLLVVDCSAITKIVFNSGSAPRLEKIVWSSSTSLSGIDKPPRLKELEFNGDQVPDEVMEAIKNHKNNPSLKLNGPETQD from the exons ATGGCCGAGCTCGCGGCTGGCGCCGTGCGCTCCCTGTTGGTCGTCATACGCAGCGAAGCACGGCTGCTGCGTGGCGTCGGGAACGACATGCAGTTCATCAAGGAGGAGATGGAGAGCATGAAGAGCTTCCTGGAGCACCTGGCCAGGTGGGCAcctcccggcggcggcgagcacaacGAGCAGGTGTGCAGCTGGATGAACCAGGTGCGGCTGCTCGCCCAGGACTGCAGCAACTGCATCGACGTCTACCTCAGCAGGGGGAACCCCGACGTCCACCGGGCCAGAGAGGGACTCGCAGGCTGCATCTGGTGGGCGAGCTGGTTAGTTCATAAGTTGGTCGCGCAGCACCACACAGCCGAGCAGCTGCGCCTGCTCAAGGAACGGGCGCGTGAAATCGGCGCGCGGCGGTTGAGGTATGGCGTGGAGGTCCTGGACAATTCAGGGAAGGGGCTATGGCCTCCGACGGcaacgtcgtcgtcgtcgttgcggGCTGCTGCAGAAGGTGGCTATGCTACTACAGACGAAAacgaagacaacaaagaagaagacgGTGACGGTCAACTGGTGAGGACAATGGCGACTGGCGGCCATTCTGGTCCAAGAGCCTACAACGAGCCTCGCACTCTGGACGACTACGTCAAGGGAAAGCTATGGGAGTGGGCAGATGGAGTTCCTGCAAACGCCGGTAAAACTTTGTCCATGGTCGTGGTGGCAGTGGCACCCTACACATATCAGGACCTCCTCGCTCTTGTACAAAAAAATTGGCTTTTGAATCAAAACCCAAAGGGTGGCTACCATCGCATTGTCGTGGTTGACATCCCGGCTGTGCACCACAATTCTAAGATGCTACGAGTCAAGGAGGTTCTCTTCTACATTCTGCGCGAGCTCAAGCATGCCCAATCCAACCCCCAGGAGCAAGGAACACAAGGCCAAGTGGAGGAAAACTATCTTGACCCTTGGGAACTTTACATAAGAAGATTGAAAATTGATGAAGAAAAGAAGAGGGCTATTGCTCTTCTTCAAATCAAGGAGAATATCAAAGAAATGAAGGTCTATGAAAAGCTTGACAACATCAAAAGTGATATTCAAGGTCGGCTAGAGAAGGGCGACGGACTACCCAAGGGCGACATGCTGCAGGGTG attTTGACCAGTTGGACCTAGACGTACTACTTCAGCTGCTGCTCCAAGCAGCGTCCCAACAGGATGAAAAAGGGAAGAACAAAGACATGCATAGATTATTAGCCTGGGATAAAAACAACATCATCGTCAAGAAGCTTAAGGAGCATATGGAAGCAGAGGAAAAGGAGAAGCTTGAAGAGGAAACAACAGCCAAGCATATGGGGGTGGAAGGAGAAGCCACGGCCAAGCATATGGAGGAAGCAGGAGAAGTAACATGCAAACATATGAAGGAGGGGGAAGGAGAAGTAACCATACatggggaggaagaggaagaagcaggcgggggaggaggagaaaCAACCAAGcatatggaggaggaaggaggcggagaaatcaaaaGTCAGCAGACGACATGGATTGAACTCGATGAGGCACAATATGTGCACATCCTGCAGAAGCTGTTTCCCAAGAGAAGCAGCAACAAGCCCCTGCAGGCCCAAGACAGATCCTTGGACAAGCAAGCTACAAAGACCACAACGGCTACATTGGGTGAGCATCAAATCAAAAAACTGATCCATGACGCAAAGGAAGACATCTTACGGGAGCTACAGCAAGACAAATATGACAAGAATGAACCTGGTGCTCCAGATCAAAACCCAGAAACTGTTTCTGAAAAAACATTTACCTGTTTCGTGGATCATATGATGCACAAAATGAAGCCCGAGTTCGAAGAGCAGCTCAAGATCAAAGGTCTCGTAGACGAGATTAAACACAACTTGAATTATCTTCCGGACCTGGATAATTATGAACGTCCCCTGTTTATCCTCAAAGTTGATGAGTTGATGGATGTTTCCACATGGGAGGATACCAGAAATGCTTTAAGCTTGTTAAACTGCAGAGCTGATTTGATGATCGTCACCGCCACAAAGGACATACAGCTGGCTAAACAATATTGCTATCCACAGCGGGAACCTATAGACTATTCTCTTGCTGGCCCCTACCATGATGCATTGCTTGAGCTTACTGGCCAGCAGAAGAATGGAGACAGCTACGACCCCCAAATTTTCCATGATATCCTGTACGAGTGTGAGCCACATGAATTATGCATGAAGATCTTCATTCATGCTTTGTATGCTAATCCCAAGAGGAGAGATGAGGAATTAGTCAAGCTGCACAGCACCCTCCGGGCTTTGCCAACAACATCATTCAACAACATCGCTAAGGTGATGTTCAAGTTCTCTTACAAAGATCTGCCTAAAGAATACAAGTCATGCTTGCTGTACCTAGCAATCTTCCCGCCCAGACACAAGATCAGGCAGTCAACCTTGATTACACGGTGGGTTGTAGAAGGGCTGATATCCAAGGAAGATTGGCCCAGTTCTGTGCGTCAGGCCAACCGATGTTTTGATGCACTCGTCGGCCGGTGCCTTGTTTATCCTGCTGATATTGATACCACGGGAAATGTAAAGAGTTGCGTCGTAGGTGATCCAGTTCATGGATTCATTACCACAATCGCCAAGAAACAACACATCGTGGAGACAGGCCTGTCACATCACTTGGCTCGCCACTTTTCCATTTTCAACAATCTCCAACTCCGCAGCTATGATGGAATTGATAAATATTTCCAGCAGCTCTCTTCATCTAAAGTATCCCTACTCAAAGTGCTAGATCTAGAAGGATGCCGATGCTTTATTGGGAAGAACCAGCGGTACCTCAAGGACATCTGCTACAAGATGTTACTGCTCAAGTATCTGAGCCTGAGGAGAACAGATATTAGAAAGCTACCCATTGAAATCTGCAACCTCCGTGAGCTAGAGGTACTGGATATCCGAGAAACTATGGTGCCTCCATATGCAACAGCATCTATCCTGCTACTGAAGCTGAAGCGTCTGCTTGCCAGTGATCCAAGAAATTTTGGATCTACTCCCTGGATTCCTCATAGGATCGGCAAAATGGTAAACATTGAGGTATTATTCAATGTCAAGGCACATCAGAGTCATGATTTAAAAGATATTGGAAAGCTACGGCAGCTGAGGAAGCTAGGAGTGGTCATCGATGATAAGGATAGTCACCTCAAGAATTTGCTTGAGACGATCAGTGACCTACATGAGTGCCTCCGTTCTCTGTCAATCACTGCTATTCCTATAGCCACACCATGGGAATGGGAGGGTACTCCTTACAGTGCAGAGTTACCAGATGGCATAGGCTCTCTCTTAGAAAACCATCCCAAGATTCTTGAGAGTCTAAGCATCAGGGGAACCACACAGAAGGGGCGTCTTCTTCCATTGTTCATAAAAGGTGATAAAAACGAACTTGCCAAGGTAACCCTATGTCACACTCTGCTGAGCCAAGATGATCTGAAAGTCCTTGCCAAGCTGCCCAAGTTACGGTGCATAAGGCTCCAACACATTGCATGCACCGAGTCTATGTTGAACTTCAAGAAGGATGAATTCAGATGCCTCAAGTACCTTCTTGTTGAGGGCTCGGCCTTGACTAATATCACTTTTGAGCATGGAGCAGCCAAAGAGCTCGAGAAGATGGTTTTGTCTTTCACCGGCATAGGTTCTATTTCTGGAGTTGACTTTCTTCCAAAATTTAAAGAGCTCGAGATGAACAACAGCTTCTGTGGCAGTTTGTTATCATCATTTGACAATGCCAAACAGATAGCCAAGCTGACTCTTTGTGGTACATTGCTAGAGCAAGATGCTCTACAACTGCTCACCAAGAAACCAAATATACGCTGTCTTGTGCTCTTGGACGAGTCTTTTGGTGGAACACAGAATGAGATTACATTAGAAAAAGATGAGTTCTTATGGCTCAACCTCCTTGTTGTTGACTGCTCGGCCATCACCAAAATTGTCTTCAACAGCGGGTCTGCTCCTAGGCTCGAGAAGATTGTCTGGTCATCTTCCACATCTCTCTCTGGCATCGACAAACCTCCAAGATTGAAGGAGCTCGAGTTCAATGGTGACCAAGTccctgatgaggtgatggaggcCATTAAAAACCACAAAAACAATCCTAGTCTTAAACTCAATGGACCAGAAACTCAAGACTAA
- the LOC123075296 gene encoding ethylene-responsive transcription factor ERF096-like — MAPKKTPKGKSGFFGVRQKPSGNWGVEFSDAGRRWWIGTYPSAHEAARAYDVVVERPRSHLNFPEIETRAEAEMLVLQGINMKEITTKKMKMKKPSVVVSAGETDEEAMARFSREHPEYVQAELEYYWKREAEQKKKGSKKEDAAGPSTVIPIESSSDEDWANFSDEEEEEGCDDPTKEEFWAQFRSSDDEE, encoded by the coding sequence atggcgccgaagaagacgcCGAAGGGCAAGTCGGGCTTCTTCGGCGTGAGGCAGAAGCCCTCCGGTAACTGGGGTGTGGAGTTCTCCGACGCCGGAAGGCGTTGGTGGATCGGCACGTACCCCTCCGCCCACGAGGCCGCGCGTGCCTACGACGTGGTGGTGGAGAGGCCTCGGTCGCACCTCAACTTCCCAGAGATCGAGACTCGGGCGGAAGCGGAGATGCTTGTGCTGCAGGGCATCAACATGAAGGAGATTACgacgaagaagatgaagatgaagaagccGTCGGTTGTCGTCAGTGCTGGCGAGACCGACGAGGAGGCGATGGCGAGGTTTTCTCGGGAGCATCCGGAGTACGTCCAGGCCGAGCTGGAGTACTACTGGAAGCGTGAGgcggagcagaagaagaaggggtcgaagAAGGAGGACGCGGCCGGTCCCTCGACGGTGATCCCCATCGAGTCCTCTTCCGACGAGGACTGGGCAAACTtctcggacgaggaggaggaggaggggtgcgaCGACCCGACGAAGGAGGAGTTCTGGGCGCAGTTCCGCAgctccgacgatgaggagtag